A window from Zingiber officinale cultivar Zhangliang chromosome 7A, Zo_v1.1, whole genome shotgun sequence encodes these proteins:
- the LOC122001348 gene encoding uncharacterized protein LOC122001348 produces the protein MDLFDRAKAVRLRSYHGKYLTADEDEEHVTQSRNGSASGARWEVEFLPDRPALRLRSCYGRYLAASPESFLLGFTGKKVVQLLPSLDQSDPSLEWEAFREGFQVKLRSHAGKFLRANGSLPPWRNSVTHDLPHYTATQDWVLWDVNIVEILPSSSAAAAATVKPKLAPPAASIKRPPSPPPSPPRPLQQKPPFAADISSPSATFEPDDLHEASFSWSTSSSISDSSPHAYTVHSQPSSTPQKYPSFAAPAPVPAVAPAPAKTPAAALSRTIYYTVADDRGNLDDDFEWPSMTFSGTSVPELTKILKKLTMLDDIIVCTRHPLRHNLSPVYLQLPPNNRTMWLVVVDAESSFGRSFDI, from the exons ATGGACTTGTTCGACCGCGCTAAGGCGGTGCGCCTCCGTAGCTACCACGGCAAGTACCTTACGGCCGACGAGGACGAGGAGCACGTCACGCAGAGCCGCAACGGCTCCGCCTCGGGGGCCCGCTGGGAGGTCGAGTTCCTCCCCGACCGCCCAGCGCTCCGCCTGCGAAGCTGCTACGGTCGCTACCTCGCCGCCTCCCCCGAATCCTTCCTCCTCGGTTTCACCGGAAAGAAGGTCGTCCAGCTCCTGCCCTCCCTCGACCAATCCGACCCTTCCTTAGAGTGGGAGGCCTTTCGCGAGGGCTTCCAGGTCAAGCTTAGGAGCCACGCCGGAAAGTTCCTCCGCGCCAACGGCAGCCTCCCGCCCTGGCGCAACTCCGTCACGCACGACCTCCCCCACTACACCGCCACACAAGATTGGGTCCTATGGGACGTTAACATCGTCGagattcttccttcttcttctgccgccgccgccgccactgtGAAGCCTAAACTCGCCCCTCCTGCTGCCTCCATAAAGCGGCCCCCTTCTCCGCCTCCTTCCCCTCCTCGCCCGTTGCAGCAGAAACCCCCTTTCGCCGCTGATATTTCTTCACCTTCTGCGACTTTTGAGCCAGATGACCTTCACGAAGCTTCCTTCTCATGGTCGACCTCTTCTTCCATCTCCGATTCTTCTCCTCACGCCTACACCGTTCACTCTCAGCCGTCCTCCACTCCACAG AAATACCCTTCTTTTGCTGCACCAGCTCCAGTCCCAGCTGTGGCACCGGCGCCAGCAAAAACACCAGCAGCGGCACTTTCTCGGACCATCTACTACACTGTAGCAGATGACCGTGGCAATTTAGACGATGATTTTGAATGGCCTTCCATGACTTTTTCGGGAACAAGTGTGCCCGAATTGACTAAAATTTTGAAGAAGTTGACAATGCTGGATGATATAATCGTGTGCACTCGCCACCCTCTAAGACACAACCTCAGTCCTGTTTATTTGCAGCTACCGCCAAACAATAGAACGATGTGGCTTGTGGTGGTGGATGCTGAGTCTAGCT TTGGTAGAAGCTTCGATATCTGA